TCGGCCGAGGTAAACGCGGCTCCGAGCTTGTTCGCCCATCCCGCCTGCGCCACCTCGATCACCCCGAGCCGCGCCGCCCCTTCCGCCGTCAACCGCACCAGCTTGGCGCGCTGATGCTGCGGGTTGTCGGCATAGGCAATCAGCCCCTCATCCGCGAGCACGTCGGCAAGCCGCTGCACGCCCTGACGGGCGAGGCCGAGCGCGCGGGCGATTTGCGCCACCGAGAGGTCGCCGCGCCTTGCCGCGGCCAGCACCTGCCAGCGCGCGCTGGTTTGTCCTGCAGGCTTCGCCAACCGGTCGCCGGCGGCGGTCAGGTGACCGGCGAGACGCAGAGCTGTGATCGCGAAAGCGGAAAAGGCATCCCCTTCCATCGTTCGCCCAGGCCGATTATGTTTGACAACATGTTGTCTATTCGGTATCTCATCCATGATGACAATACATTGTCATATAGACAAGCAGAACGCAACGCCGGAGGGGAGATCGCCATGAAGAGGACCTACAAGGGAAGCTGCCATTGCGGCAAAGTGCACTACGAGGTGGATATCGATCTCGAAGCCGGCACCGGCCGCTGCAATTGTTCGATCTGTGCCAAGCGGCGTTATTGGGGCGCCAACGTCAAGCCGGAGGATTTCCGGCTGATGTGCGACGAGGCTGTCATGGCCGACTACCAGTTCAATACGATGAGCGGCCATCACCGCTTCTGCCGCACCTGCGGGGTGCCGGCATATGGTGACGGTTATGTCGAGGCGATCGGCGGCGCCTATGTCTCGATCAACATCGCCTGCCTGGATAATATTACGCCCGAGGAACTGGCGGCGCTGCCGGTTCGTTACGCCGATGGCAGGCACGATGCCTGGTGGAACGAGCCTGAAGTGACGAGTTATCTCTGAAGCAATTCCGGTCGTACGCGCAGCGATCCTGCGTCCGAATTGCCGAGACTGAAATGCATCATTGTCGGATCGTCCTCCTGCCACTCGTCCTCTGTCCATAACGGAAAAGGAGAACGGCCGTGAAAGACGAAGCAATTGCCAGGCACGAGGAAGAGGCGGTCATCGCCATGCTGATGATGCGGGCCAAGGCGCTGGGGGAAAAGAACGCCGAGGAGGCGCTTTCCTACGAGGCCGAAGATTCCGTGGAATTTTCCCTGGCGCCGCCGCTGGTCATCAACGGCAAGGACAAGGCTGGGTTGCAGGCCTGGTTCGACACCTGGGAAGGTCCGATCGGCGGCGAGGTGCGCGATGCCAAACTGACGGTCGGCGAAGGTGTCGCTTTCTGGTGTGGCCTCACGCGGATGACCGGGACGAAGACCGATGGCACCAAGGTCGATCTCTGGTTCCGACAGACGCTCGGCCTCGTCAAACAGGATGGCCGCTGGCTGGTGACCCATCAGCATGCCTCCGTTCCCTTCGCCATGGATGGCAGCGGCCGCGCGCTGCTCGATCTCCAGCCGTGAACACTCGCGCCGGTGTCAGGCCGCATTCTCCGCCGCCTTCCCCCGGCCGGCGCGAACAGCCATGATCCCGACGCCCATCAACAACAGGATTGCCGTCGCATAGATATCCGTCGTCAGCGCATAACCGGCCGATTTCGCCAGGAACCCGGCGAGGATCGCCGGCAGGCTAAAGGCGAGGTAGCTCTGCACGTAGAAGGCGGCCAGCAGCCCGGCTCGTTCGTCAGCTTTCGCGAGCGGCATGATGGTGCCGATCGAGCCTAGGAAATTGGTGCCGAAGCCGGCGCCGGTAAAGACAGTGCCGATGAGCAGCAGCGGAACATTGGCAAGGTGCACGCCGGCAACGACGGTCAGGATGCCGAGCGTCTTCGCCGATACGCCGAAACCGAGATTGGCCGATGCCGTCTTGCTGCGCCTGATATAGACGGTGATCGCGCCGCTGACCATCAGCGCGGTGACGACAGCCCCGCCGGTCAGCGGCGCCCTGCTGCCGGTCGTGCTGGCGACCAGCGATGGGACAAGCGAAAGATAGAAACCGGCAAGCGTCCAGTTGGCAATGTTGATCGGCGTCACCAGCGACAGTGGCCGCTTGACCTGCGGCGGAATGGCGACGCGTGGTATCAGCGAGCCGAGGGCGCCCGGCCGCCTGCCGGCGGTCTCGTGCGTCAGCCATATGCCGCCCGCCTGCAGCGTGAACGCAATGAGCAGCAACGCATAGGTGAGGTGCATCGGGGAGGGGCCAAATTGAATCAACGCGCTGGTGCCGACCGCGCCGACCGCCATGCCGCAAAGCGGCGCGATCGAGTTGACGATCTGCCCCTTTGCCCGGTCGACATCGACGAGCGCGGCTCCGAGCGAGGCGCCGGCGATGCCGGTAGCAATACCCTGGACGATCCGCGCCGCAATCAGCCAACCCGGTCCGGTAGCGACGACGAACAGCGCCATGGCGATGATTTCGAGCAGCAGGGCGAAAAAGATCACCGGCCTGCGGCCGAGGTGATCGGAGATAGAGCCGGCCGTCAGCAAGGCCGCCAGCAGCGCAAAGGCGTAGACGGCGAAGACCACGGTAATCAGCACCGGCGAGAGCGCGAAGTTATCTTGATAGATCCGGTAGAGTGGGGTCGGCGCGGCGGAAGCACCGAAGAAGGTGGCGAGCGTCAGCGCGTGGAAGCCGATCGAGGGGCGCGGAGCATTCTCTGTGGATTTGGAGGCAGCGAACATATATAAGCCCCTTAAAGCTAACCTGTTGCGTTAGCTCCATGTAGGGTGAATAAGGCGCAAAGGCAAATTATTTGCGTTTATGCTCCTGTCAAAGATTTTGAACCATCGATGTCAGGATGAAGGTCGGGTTACAGGCATGGCAGTGAAAGAGAATCTCCGTCCGGGCGGACGAAGCGCTCGGGTCCAGGCGTCGGTGCACAAGGCGGCGCGCGATCTGTTGGCCGAGTTCAATCGCACGGAGGTGACGATCCCGCTGATCGCCGCCAGGGCGGGCGTGACGCCGTCAACCATCTATCGCCGCTGGGGCGACCTGCAGGAGCTTCTCGCCGACGTCGCCGTCGAGCGGCTGCGGCCGGATATGCAGCCGGTCGATGCCGGCAGCGGCAAGGCCGATCTTCAGGCCTGGGCCGAACAATATGCCGAGGAAATGTCCTCCGGGCCGGGCCGCGAGATGATCCGCGACGTGTTGGCGGCGCAGGCCGGCGCCAATGCCAGCAAGTGCTGCGAATATACGCGCCAGCAGATCGTCGTCATCGCCGACAGGGCAAAGGCGCGCGGCGAGGCCTTTCCGGATGTCGACCTCGTCATGGATCAGGTGGTGGCGCCGATCATGTATCGCATCCTGTTCGGCGACGTGCCGGATGCGGCGCGTGTGTGCGATCTCGTTTCGCGCATCATGAGCGCGCCTGACTGAACTTGCCTTACTCGGCGGCGGCGCGCTTGAGGCCCGATATCTGGGTGATATAGGCGCGCAACGCCGCCGGACGCACCGGCTTGTGTTGAACGGCGATGCCGTAGCGCTCGGCCTCACTGCGCACTTCAGGCGTGCGGTCGGCGGTAACAAGCAAGGCGGGGATGTCGATACCGAACTGCCGGCGCAGATGCAGGATTGCGGCAAGCCCAGTGCCGTCGTCGAGATGATAATCGGCGATGGCAAGGTCCGGCGGCCCATCGCGGCCGTCCATGGCGATCACCTCGGCAAGGCAATCCACCGCCGTCACCTCACAGCCCCAGCCGCTGAGCAGCAACCGCATGCCTTCCAGGATCTTCGGCTCGTTGTCGATGCAGAGGATTTTCAGTCCCTTGAGCGGCTGCCCCGGGCGGTCTGCGGGGGTGACGGCGGCAGCAGCCTCGGCCGGGCGTGAGACGTCGAGCGGCATGGAGATGCGAAATTCAGTGCCCCTGCCATGCGTCGAGAGCAGCTCGACCGGATGGTTGAGCACGCGGGCGATGCGGTCGACGATCGAAAGGCCGAGCCCGAGGCCGGAAGCAGTCTTGGCGCCTTCGTCCAGCCGCGCGAATTCCTTGAACACGGTGCGGAATTTCGATGGCGGAATGCCGATGCCGGAATCCATTACCTGGATGATCACCTGGTTGCCGCGCCGCCGCGCCCCGACCAGCACCTTGCCGGTGATCGTGTATTTTATGGCGTTGGAAACGAGATTCTGCACCAGGCGGCGCAGCAGGTTCGGGTCTGAGCGGACGCGCAGCGATGTCGGCATGACCACCAGCTTCAGCTGTTTCTCACGGGCGATCGGCGCAAAATCGGTCTCGATCCGCTCCAGCAGGTCGGAAAGCGCGACCGAGGCAAGCCGCGGCCGCATGGCGCCGGTATCGAGCCTTGAGATATCGAGCACCGCGCCCAGGATGGTTTCGACCGATTCCAGTGCTGAATCGATGTTGCGCACGATCGGACTGTTGTCGGATTGCGCCATGCGTTCGACCAGCGCCGAGGAATAGAGCCTGGCGGCGTTGAGCGGCTGCAGGATGTCGTGGCCGGCGGCGGCGAAGAAGCGCGTCTTGCCAATATTCGCCTCGTCGGCGGCCGCGCGTGCCTCGGCAAGCTCGCGATTGACGCGGGTCAGCTCGGCGGTGCGTTCGGCGACACGCTGCTCCAGCGTCTCGTTCGCCTGCTTCAGCGCCTGGTCGGCGTTGACGCGCTGGGTGATGTCGGTGAAGGTTGCCACAATGCCCTTGTCGGGCATGGCGTTGGAGCGCACCTCGATGATCCGCTCGCCGCCGCCGAGCACCAGTGCGAAGGGTTTGTCGAGCGTCAGGAAATGCCGCACTGTCTGCTGCAGATCGCCGGGCGCGATGTCGCCGCGCTGGCTGAGGATGGTGACGATCTCGGAGAGGGGAAAGCCGACCTGACCGGCATTCTCGGGCAGCTCAAGCAATTGCCGGAAGCGCCGGTTCCAGATCGTCAGCCGGTTGGAACTGTCGAAGACGGCAATGCCCTGATCCATCTGCGACAGCGCCGTCTGCAGCATGTCCTGGTTATACTGCAGCGCCTCGCTTGCCTGATCGAGCAGCCAGGCGGTGTCGGACGAGGCATCCTCGATCTTCTGCAGGATCAACGACAACACGAGGCGGGCAGAGGACGAGCCGATGGCGCTGCCGAGCAGCTGTTCGCTGAAATGGATCAGCGCCATGTCGGCCTGCTGTTCGTCCTCCAGCTTGCGGCCGGAGCTCTGTTCGTAGGTGGTGAACGAGCGCTGCATGCGCTCTTCGCCGAGATAACGCGAGATCGCCGCCTTGAGATCGCCGACGCTGATGCGGGTCTTCCAGCCGCGCGTGGCGAACTGCGAGCGCGAATGCCGTTTGACGAAGATGCCGGCCTGGATGCGCTCCAGCGGCCGGGCATTGCGGGTGAGCGAGCCGACGATGAAGAAGGCGGTGTTGACGAGTAGGCTCATGACGGTCGCATTGACCAGCGGATCCGCCCCGGGCGCGGTAAACAGCGTCGAGCCGGGAAAGATGAAGCCGAGCACGGCGCTCGCCACATAGGAATAATCAGGCCCGCCGAGCGAGGGCAGGAACAAGAGATAGATCCAGATGACGAAGCCGGAGGTCAGTCCGAGGATGGCGCCGCGCGCATTCGCCCGCCGCCAGATCAGCCCGCCGAACAGCGCCGGCGCGATCTGCGCGATCGCCGCAAAGGAGAGCAGGCCGATCGAGGCAAGCCCGGCGGTGCTGTCGGTCGAGCGGTAATAGGCATAGCCGAAGAGCAGCACGGCGAAGATGGCGCTGCGGCGAATGTTGAGCAGCGTCTTGGCGAAATCGTCGCGCTGGCCGGCACGGCCGGCCAGTTTGCGTCGGAGGAAGATCGGCATGACGATGTCGTTCGACACCATGATCGACAGCGCCACGGAATCGACGATGACCATCGCGGTGGCGGCAGAGAAGCCGCCGATGAAGATGATCAGCGACACCACCGGCATCTCGCCGGCCAGCGGCAGCGACAGCATGTAGAAATCGGCATTGCCGGCGCCGCCGAAGGTCAGGAGCCCGCCGATCGCCACCGGCAGCACGAAGAGATTGATTGATATGAGATAAGCGGGAAACAGAAAGCCTGCGAGTTTCAGCTGCTTCGCCGTCCGGTTTTCGACCACCGTCACATGGAACTGCCGCGGCAGCATGATGATCGCGAAGGCCGACAGAATGATCAGAGTGATCCAGCGGCTGATCGGCGTATGATAGCCGAGCGCCGACATCACCAGGTCGTTTTCGACGGTCTTCTGCCAGAGATCGGTGGGGCCATCGAAGAGAAACCAGATGACGCAGATGCCGGCCGTGAGGAAGGCGACGAGCTTGACCACCGATTCCATCGAGACGGCGAGGATAAGGCCGTCCTGGTGTTCCGTCGCATCCGTATGCCGCGTGCCGAACATGATGGCGAAACAGGCGAGCACGAGGGTGGCGACGAGCGGCAGGTCGAGGAAATAGAGATTGCCGCTGCCGATGCCGTAATCGGACGGGTTGACCATGGCGCCGACGGTGCTCGAGATCGCCTTCAGCTGCAGCGCGATATAGGGAACGGTGCCGATCAGCGAGATCAGCGCCACGATCGTTGCGACCGTCGGGTTTTTGCCGTAGCGCGCGGCGACGAAATCAGCGACCGAGGTGAGCTTCTCCGCCTTGGCGAGCTCGATGATGCGGCGAAGCAGCGGCATGCCGAGCGTGAAGACGAGGACGGGGCCGATATAGATGCCGGCAAATTCCAGGCCGCGTTGGGCGGCAAGCCCGACACTGCCGAAATAGGTCCATGAGGTGCAATAGATCGCAAGGCTCAGCGCATAGACGACGGGCCACCCGCCTTCAAGCGCCCCCGGGCCGCGGTTCTTGCGGTCGCCGTAGCTTGCCACGGCGAAAAGCAGCAGCAGGTAGCCGAAGGCAGACGCGAATATGACCCAGCCTGGAAGCATTAACCCTCCGCCGGCGAAAAGCCGCCGGCACCTCCCGCAACGAAGTCAGCTTAAGGCATTTCAGCTGCCTTGAAAATTCCCGTCCATCTACACCTTAAGTCAAAGGCCGGTGGCGACTTCGCCAGATAATTGCGATTGCCGATTGATTAATTGCAACGAAAATGTAGCTAATCGAAACAACGGCATATCTCTGAAATGGGATCGAAGGGAGACGGATCCGATGCTCAATGAGTTCAAGGCCTTTATCGCCCGCGGCAATGTCATGGATCTTGCAGTCGGCGTCATCATCGGCGGTGCCTTCGGTGGCATCGTCAAATCGCTGGTCGACGACCTTATCATGCCGATCGTCGGCGCCATTTTCGGCGGCTTCGATTTTTCCAATTATTTCCTGCCGCTCTCGTCGGCCGTCAACGCGCCCACACTTGCCGCCGCCCGCGCCCAAGGGGCGGTCTTCGCCTATGGCAGCTTCCTCACTGTCCTCATCAATTTCTTGATCCTTGCCTGGATTATCTTCCTGATGGTCAAGGCGGTGAACTATCTGCGCCAGCAGGTCGAGCGTCAGGAAAAGCAGGAGCCGGAACAATTGCCGCCGCCGCCGGCCGACGTCCAGCTGCTGACCGAGATCCGCGATCTGCTGGCCAAACGCCCCGCCGTCTGATCGGTCGTCGGCCCCCTGTCGAGCGGGCCGCCATTCATCACGAAAATCGATCTGCCATCACTTGTTATCATGGGATTTGCCGGCGCAAATCCGCTATGAAGGCGGAAACCGGAGATATGCATGTCGATCGTGGAAAGCCTCAGCCCGCGCGCCATAGCGGCGCCCGAAAGCGGAATCGTCGAAGTCGTCAATTATGCCCGTGGCCGTGAAGGCCTGTTGCCGCTCTGGGTCGGTGAAGGCGACCTGCCGACGCCCGACTTCATCAGCAGGGCGGCGATGGAGGCGCTGGCCGCTGGCGAGACCTTCTATACTTGGCAGCGCGGCATTCCGGAGCTTCGCCGGGCGCTGTCGGACTATTATGTCAGGCATTTTTCCCTGCGCCTTCCGGCCGAGCATTTCTACGTCACCGGCTCCGGCATGCAGGCGATCCAGATCTGCGTGCAGGCGCTGACCTCGCCTGGCGACGAATTCGTTTACCTCACCCCCGCCTGGCCGAATATTGCCGCAGCCCTCGAAATAGCAGGTGCGCGCTCTGTCGGCGTCACGCTGCAGTTCGAAGGCGGCAAATGGACGGTCGATCTCGAGCGCGCCGAAGCCGCCATCACATCCAAGACCAGAGGCATCTTCATCAACACCCCGTCCAATCCGACGGGGTGGACCGCGACGAAGAAAGATCTCGACGATATCCTGGCCCTTGCCCGCAAACATGATCTCTGGATCATGGCAGATGAAATCTACGCGCGCTATCACTTCGCCGGCGGCCGCGCGGCCTCGTTCCTCGACGTGATGGAGCCGGACGACAAGATCGTCTTCGTCAATTCCTTCTCGAAAAACTGGTCGATGACGGGCTGGCGCGTCGGCTGGATCGTGGCACCCCCTGAGATGGGCCAGGTGCTCGAAAACCTGGTTCAGTATTCGACATCGGGCGTCGCCCAGTTCATGCAGAAGGGCGCCGTCGCAGCCCTTGATCAAGGCGATGATTTCGTCGCCGCCAACATCGCCAGGGCGGCGCGGTCGCGCGATATCCTATGCGATGCGCTGATTGCCACAAATCGCGTCGAGACGCTTAAGCCGGACGGCGCGATCTATGCGTTCCTGAAGATCGACGGCGTTGCCGACAGCCGCAGCGCCGCCATCGACATCGTCGACAAGACGGGCGTCGGCCTTGCTCCCGGGGCTGCCTTCGGCGCCGGCGGCGAGCTCTTCCTGCGCGCCTGTTTCCTGCGCGACCCCGCCCAGGTGGCAATCGCGGCCGAGCGTCTCTGCGACTATATCCTCAAGCGCTGAGAGGGTGCGGGGCACACCGTGCGGGACGATTTCGTGCCGAAATCGCCCGATCGATAAAACTGTAGCAAAAAGCGAAATCGGCCTCTAACCACGACTCCAAACATACCCGTTCAAAAGCCTTCCAACGGCGCCGTGATAAGAAAATCGGAAAGAAAACCGGCGCCTGATGCCCCTGCTCATAAATTGAAGCGGGGTGTGGGGGCATGGCGGTTTTGGTGACGGGTGGCGCCGGTTATATCGGCAGTCACATGGTTTGGGCGCTCATCGATGCAGGCGAGGATGTGGTCGTGCTCGACCGTCTCTCCACCGGCTTCCGCTGGGCGGTGGCGCCGGCGGCGCGTTTTTATCTCGGCGATATCGCCGATCCCGACATACTGAAGAAGATCTTCATCGAAAACGACATCGAGGCGATCATCCATTTCGCCGGCTCCGCCGTCGTGCCGGTGTCGGTCGCCGATCCGCTCTCCTATTACGACAACAATTCCGGCAAGACCCGTGCGCTTCTTTCCGCCTCGATCAGGGCCGGCATCCGCAACTTCGTCTTCTCCTCGACGGCCGCCGTTTACGGCCAGCAGCAGACGGACCTGCCGGTGAAGGAGACGGCTCCCCTCAACCCGGAAAATCCTTACGGTCAATCGAAGCTGATGACCGAGCTGATGCTGCGCGATGCCGCCGCCGCTTATGATTTCAACTATGTCGCGCTTCGCTACTTCAATGTCGCCGGCGCCGACCCGCACCAGCGCACGGGCCAGTCGACTTCGGGCGCCACGCACCTCGTCAAGGTTGCCTGCGAAGCAGCGCTCGGCAAGCGCGACAGCGTCCATGTCTATGGCATCGACTATCCCACCCATGACGGCACCGGCGTGCGCGACTACATCCATGTCACCGACCTCGCCGATGCGCATCTGAAAGCGCTGCAGCACCTGCGCAGGGACAAAGGCCCGCTCGTCGCCAATTGCGGTTACGGCAGCGGCTATTCCGTGCTTGACGTCCTGAACATGGTCACCCGCCTGCACGGGCATTCCTTCAAGATTCACATGGCGCCACGGCGCGCCGGCGATTCGGCAAGCGTCGTCGCCGACGCTTCGCTCGCCCGGCAGATTCTCGACTGGAAGCCCCGATACGATTCGCTTGAGACCATCGTCCAGAGTTCGCTGGATTGGGAACTCTTCCTGTCCAACAGAAACGTCGACGACCTGCACAGCATCCACCGGGCACTTGCCGCCGCATCCTTCTGAGCGGTGTCCGGCGGCGACCGCCGTCTAACTCCGCGCCCGCGGGTTCGAATGACATGACGTGAATAAGGAAACATCAAGCTTTCGCTGGCTGGCTCTGGCCGACGGATAAGAGAAGATGAAGAACTTTCTGGCCTCATTGCAGCTGCGAAAAGACAATCCGACGCTTCTGATGGCGCAGTTTCGGGCCCTGTCGTCACAGATTCCCATTCTCTATATCCTGCTGGTCATCAATGCGCTTGCGGTAGCGATCACCCATCTCGAATCCGCGCCCCTATGGCTGTCGCTCTATATTCCGGTGGCCTTGAGCGTCGTCTGTGTCTTCCGTCTCTGCTGGTGGGAGATCAGAGGCAAGGAAAACATCACCGCCGAGCGGGCCTATAGACTGATGAAGGTGACCATCTCGGGCGCTGGCATCCTGACCGTCGCCTTCGGCGGCTGGTCGATCGCGCTTTACCAATATGGCGACGCTTTGCAGCAGGGCCAGATTGCCTATTTCCTCGTTGTCACAGGCATTTCCTGCATCTTCTGCCTGATGCATCTGCCGATGGCGGCGGCCATGACTACGGTCATCACCTTCTCGGCCATGATCGCGACCTTTATGTTCTCCGGCAACCCGGTTTTCGTCGCCACCGCCGTCAGCGGCCTTTTCCTGATCCTGCCCTTCCTCAGGGTGATCAACAGCTATTTCCAGAATTTCGTCGGCCTGGTGCAACTGACCGAGGAACTGAAGCAGAAGCAGGAGGAGGCCGAGGAACTGAACCTCGTCAACAGCCGCAACGCGCTGCAGGACCAGCTGACCGGCCTTGCCAATCGCCGCAGCTTCTTCCTCTCACTGGAAGAACGGCTGCAGAAAAATCCGTCGACGCCGCCCGTCATCGGCATCATCGATCTCGACGGCTTCAAGCCGGTCAACGACGTCTTCGGTCATGCCGCCGGCGATCTGGTGCTCAAGGAGACGGCCCGGCGCTTCACGGTGCTGGTCGGCGAGGCGGGCATCGTCTCGCGTCTCGGCGGCGATGAATTCGGCATCATCTTTCCCTGCTCGATGACGCGCCAGGCGATCGCCGATCTCGGCCAGGCGCTTTGCGCCACCGTCCGCAACCCTTACGAAATCCCCGACGGCTCGGTCCGCGTTTTCGGCTCCTGTGGCATCGTCTATCCCGAAGCCGGCAGTTACACCGCCGAAGATCTTTACGAGAAGGCGGATTTTGCCCTCTATCAGGTCAAGAGCAAGCGCAGCAGCGGCGTCGAATTCTTCTCGGCCGATCATGAGAAGATCCTGACCCAGCGCCACCTGATCGAACTGGAGCTGCAGGCAAATGACTTCGCCAGCGAAATGAAGCTCGATTATCAGCCGATCGTCGAATTGCAGAGCGGCCGCGTCGTCGCCTATGAGGCGCTCGCCCGCTGGGACAGCGCCCGCTTCGGCCGCATCAGTCCCTCAGCCTTCATCCCTGCCGCCGACCGCACCGCCGTGATCGGCCGCATGACGCGCATTCTCTTTGCCCAGGCGCTCGAAGCGCTGGCGATCATGCCGCGCCATCTGCGGCTGTCCTTCAATCTCTCGGCCCGCGATATCTGCGACCACGAGACCTCGATGGCGCTGCTGGCCATGATCACCCGCTCCGGCGTCGATCCCAGGCGCATCGAATTCGAAATCACCGAGACCGCGCTGCTCTCCGATTTCGACACCGCCGACCGGGTGATCACGATGCTGCGCGCCGCCGGCATCTCGATCGCACTCGACGATTTCGGCACCGGTTTCTCGAGCCTCAGCCACATTCATCGCCTCGCCTTCGACAAGCTGAAGATCGACAAGGGGTTCGTGATGAATTTCGACCGTGACGCCCGGTGCATGAA
This DNA window, taken from Rhizobium etli CFN 42, encodes the following:
- a CDS encoding putative bifunctional diguanylate cyclase/phosphodiesterase, which produces MKNFLASLQLRKDNPTLLMAQFRALSSQIPILYILLVINALAVAITHLESAPLWLSLYIPVALSVVCVFRLCWWEIRGKENITAERAYRLMKVTISGAGILTVAFGGWSIALYQYGDALQQGQIAYFLVVTGISCIFCLMHLPMAAAMTTVITFSAMIATFMFSGNPVFVATAVSGLFLILPFLRVINSYFQNFVGLVQLTEELKQKQEEAEELNLVNSRNALQDQLTGLANRRSFFLSLEERLQKNPSTPPVIGIIDLDGFKPVNDVFGHAAGDLVLKETARRFTVLVGEAGIVSRLGGDEFGIIFPCSMTRQAIADLGQALCATVRNPYEIPDGSVRVFGSCGIVYPEAGSYTAEDLYEKADFALYQVKSKRSSGVEFFSADHEKILTQRHLIELELQANDFASEMKLDYQPIVELQSGRVVAYEALARWDSARFGRISPSAFIPAADRTAVIGRMTRILFAQALEALAIMPRHLRLSFNLSARDICDHETSMALLAMITRSGVDPRRIEFEITETALLSDFDTADRVITMLRAAGISIALDDFGTGFSSLSHIHRLAFDKLKIDKGFVMNFDRDARCMNITRSVANLCQNLGIASVAEGVESEAIAEGLKAIGVRLAQGYYFSRPLPLELAIDYAARCEAKASARGSLSA